The region AGCATGAAGCATTATATTTAGGTGCAGCTATTGATATGAAAGATCTATCTTCTAAAGTTAAATACTCTAATCCTTCACCAAAAAATTCAACCAATTCACCATTAATATTTGAATTTTTTAATTTTTCAATTAAAAAAGTTACTAAATCTGATGAAGTGACAGCATTATTAAGTTTACCAAATATATTTATACCTAGAACCTTTGGAAAATCTATTTTAACAGGTAAACCCAAAATAGCAAGCTGAGATTCAATACTATCAATTCTAAAACCAAGTACACCTAAAGAATTTATCATTGTTGCATGGGTATCTGTACCTAAAATAGTTTCTGGATATAAAAAGAATTTATTATCTTTTCTTTCAACATGTAAAATTGTAGAAAGAAACTCTAAATTAACTTGGTTACATATTCCAGAACCAGGTGGAATTATTCTTAAGTTAGTGAAATTATGTGAAGCCCATTTTATAAAATGATATTTCTCTTCAACAAGATTATATTCACTTTCTTTTGAAGATTTTACATTCTCTTCTAAAAATCTATTATCAATAATCAAATCTATTAGTATTTGTGGATTTACTTTTTTTAAATCACCACCTAAGATATCAACTTTTTCTCTTAGGACTGCTAAATCAATAAAAATAGGAAGTTCACTAAATTCTTCTAAAACTAATCTTGATGGATAAAAACTAATTTTATCATTTCTTCTATTTTCAAAACTATTAATTATCTGTTCAAATTGCTCTTTATTAGTTGCTTTTCTTAAATTAGATTCTAATAAAATTTTTAAAACAATTGGAAGTTTTTCTAATCTTTTATTTTCATTTGTTAACTTTTTTAAATCATAATAATAGAAGACTTCATTTTCAATTTCAAAACTATTTACAATATCCAAATATATAAACCCTTTACTTTTTTATTCCATTAATTAATGAGTCAAAAGATATTTTATACAACTCTTCTATATTTTTTTTAATATTAATATGTCCATCAATATAAAGTATTGCTATACCATGAATCAAAGCATGTATTGTTTGAGCTTGTAAAAAAGAGTTTTCTATCTTTAAAATATCTTTCTCTTTACCCTCTTCCAAAAGTTTTATTAAAAGTTTAAAGCTATCTTCAATATTCTCATCATCAATAGTACAGGTATTTTCTCTTATATCTTGATATTTTTCACCAAATAAAACTCTATATAAATTTTGATTTTTTATTGCAAAATTTATATATGAACTACCCATTGAGTATAATCTTTCTAAAACTGTTCCATTATCTCTATTTAAAGTGGGTATTAAAGCTTCCTCAAAAAGAGTAAAACCATAAACAATAACATTTTGTATTAAATCTTGTTTTGAAGAAAAGTGTCTGTATATTGCACTTCTTGAAGTACCAAGTTTGTCACCTAAAAACTTTAAAGTTAAAACCTCTATACCCTCTTTTGAAATTGTTTCCAAAGATAGTTGTAACATCTCTTCTTTTAAATTCCCATGATGATATTTTGAAGTTTTTTTCAAATCTTTATTACTTTTCATAAAAATATTATACCATAAATTTTATCTTTAATGTTGACAATGTTAACTTTATATGTTAACATTGTTAACTTAATTTATCAAAAGGAGATAAAATGAAAAACATTTTACTTATATTGGCCCATCCAAATGAAGAGTCATTAAACCATTACATAGCATCTCTTATTAAAGATGAGATGTCAAAAAAGAACTATGTTGAATATATAGATTTATATAAATCAGATTATCAACAAGGATTTTATAAGCTAGAAAATGAAAATACAAAAGAGAGAATATATTTTCAAGATAAGATAACAAAAGCAGATGAAATAATATTTGTATTTCCATATTGGTGGGGCTCAATTCCAGCTATTCTAAAAAATTGGTTAGATTGGAACTTCTCAACAAATTTTGCATATAGTTATGAAAATTCAAAACCAAAAGGATTATTAAAAAATAAGAAAGTAACTGTATTTACTACAACAGGTGCTCCAAAATTCTACTATGATCTAACAGGAGCAAATAGAAGATTGAAAAATATGTGGAAAGAGCAAATTATTAATTTTTGTGGTATGGAATTATCTAGTTTTAATATTTTTGGTGGAATAGATACAAAAATAAAAAATATTAATAAAATAAAAAATCGTGTGATTAATATTGTAAATACTTAATATTAAAGAACACTACAAATTTATAAACTAATATTATATATATATTTAGTTTCATTTTTATTTGGTATAATGCACCCTTTAATTTTAGTGAAGATGGAATATTATGCAAGATACAATCAAAATATATAACGCAAAAGAAAATAACTTAAAAAATATTAATTTAGAGATACCAAAAAATAAACTTGTTGTATTTACTGGACTATCAGGGTCTGGTAAATCAACACTAGCTTTTGATACTTTATATGCAGAGGGACAAAGAAGATATATAGAATCACTTTCAGCTTATGCAAGACAATTCTTAGACAAAGTTGGAAAACCTGATGTTGAAAGAATTGAAGGTTTAACTCCCGCAATTGCAATTGATCAAAAGACTACTTCAAAAAATCCAAGATCTACAGTTGGAACTATTACTGAAGTTTATGATTATTTTAGACTTTTATATGCAAGAGTTGGGAAACAACACTGTCATAAATGTGGACAACCAATCTCACAAATGAGTGCCTCTGATGTTATCGAACAAGTATTATCTTTGCCTGAAAATTCTAAAATTGTTATCTTAGCTCCATTAGTAAATAGAAAAAAAGGAACCTTCGCTGACTTACTTGAAAGTCTAAGAGGAAAAGGTTACGTAAGAGCCATGATTGATGGAGTTATGGTTAGACTAGATGAGGATATTGAGCTTTCAAAAACACAAATGCACACAATTAAAGTTGTAATTGATAGAGTTGTTGTAAAAGATGAAAATAGAGATAGAATAGCACAAGATGTTGAAAAAGGTTTAAAAGAAAGTTTTGGTGAATTAGAAGTTGAAGTAATGAACAATCAAGAGGTTGGTTGCGATAAACATATCCATTACTCTGAACATATGGCTTGTTTTGATTGTAAAATATCTTTTGAACCACTTGAGCCTTTATCTTTCTCATTTAACTCTCCAAAAGGAGCATGCCCTTCATGTGATGGTTTAGGAATTAGATATGCTTTAGATATGAAAAAAGTTGTAAATGAAGAGTTACCACTTGAAGATGGTGCCATTAAAATTATATATGGTTTCAATAAGGGATATTATTTTAAGATGCTAATTGCCTATTGTGAGGCAGCTTCAATAGATATAACAATACCTTTTAAAGAGTTACCAGAACATCAACAAAAATCGATTTTACATGGTGGTATCGAAGAAGCTAAATTTACTTGGAAAAGACATAAGCTTACAAGAAAGTGGGAAGGTATTGTAAAAATTGCCTATGACATGATAAAAGATGAAAAAGATATGGCAGAATTTATGACAGAAAAAATATGCTCTGATTGTAATGGAAATAGATTAAAGCCCTCTTCTCAAAGTGTATTTGTAGCACAAAAAACAATATCAGATATAATTAATAAACCAATAGAAGAAGCCCATGCCTTTTTTCAAGATGAAAAAAATTTTGAATACTTTAATGACCAAGAGAAGATGATTTCTGCACCTATTCTAAAAGAGATAAAAGAGAGAATCTTTTTTTTAAATGATGTTGGTCTTGGATATATTACTTTGGGAAGAGATGCAAGAACAATCAGTGGAGGAGAAGCTCAAAGAATCCGTGTTGCTTCACAAATTGGTTCTGGACTAACTGGTGTTATGTATGTGTTAGATGAGCCATCAATTGGATTACATGAAAGAGATACTAATAAACTAATTAAAACTCTAAAAGCTTTACAAGAAAAAGGTAATAGTGTTATTGTAGTTGAACACGATAAAGAGACTATTGAAGCAGCAGATTTTGTAGTTGATATTGGACCAAAAGCTGGTAAATATGGTGGAGAAATTGTTTTTGCAGGAACTTTAGAAGAGATGCATAAAGCAAAAACATTAACAGCTAAATATGTAAATGGTGAGAAAAAAATTGATTATGTACATAATAGACCTCAAGAAGAGTTTATTGAGATTCAAAATGTAAATATAAACAATATTAAAAACCTTGATGTAAAAATTCCATTAAAAAACCTAGTATCAATCACAGGTGTTTCAGGAAGTGGAAAATCTTCACTTATCTTACAAACACTTTTACCAGTTGCTAAAGAGCTTTTAAATCATGCAAAAAGAGTTAAAAAAGTTGATGGTGTAAGTATAGAAGGATTAGATAAACTTGATAAAGTTATATATCTAGACCAAAGTCCTATTGGAAGAACACCAAGAAGTAATCCTGCTACATATACAGGGCTTATGGATGAGATTAGAACACTTTTTACAAAAACAAAAGAGGCACAACTAAGAGGTTATAAAGTTGGAAGATTCTCATTTAATGTAAAAGGTGGAAGATGTGAAAAATGCCAAGGTGAAGGTGAAATAAAAATTGAGATGCACTTCTTACCAGATATTATGGTTAAATGTGATGATTGCCAAGGGACAAGATACAATGCACAAACTCTTGAAATCATGTATAAGGGTAAAAATATCTCTGACGTATTAAATATGAGTGTAGATGAAGCCTTAGAGTTTTTTACAAAAGTACCTAAAATAAAAGCTAAACTTCAAACTCTATCAGATGTTGGACTTGGCTATATTACACTAGGGCAAAATGCAGTAACACTTTCAGGTGGTGAAGCTCAAAGAATTAAATTAAGTAAAGAATTAAGTAAAAAAGATACAGGAAATACTTTATATGTCTTAGATGAACCAACAACTGGTCTTCACTTTGCGGATGTTGATAGATTAACAAAAGTATTACATCACCTTGTTGAAGTTGGAAACTCAGTACTTGTAATTGAACATAATCTGGATATTATTAAAAACTCTGATTGGGTTATTGATATTGGACCAGAAGGTGGAAGTAAAGGTGGGAAAATTGTTGATGAAGGAACACCAGAACAATTAGCAAAAAACCATAAAAAAAGTGCTTCATATACTGGTTTCTATTTAGATAAAGAGATAAACTAATTTGACAAAAATTGAAGAGTTTATTGAGATTGTTAAACAAGGAAAATATGTCCAAGCCCATGAAGTATTGGAAGAGGATTGGAAGTTTTATAGAAAAAAGGGTTTAAAACCTGAAGAAAAAGCGATCCAAGGACTAATAAATGGTGCTACAGCTTTAGCACTATTTTTTATAAAAAAAAGACCCACAAGTTATGAAAAAGTTTGGAAAGTATTTGAAAAATATGAGCATTATCTTAATGTAGCTAATTTAGAAAATATAGAAAAATATATAGAAGCAAAAGAACTACTTCTGAAAATAAACTCTACAATAAAAAAGTAAAAACTTTATTCAGAAGTAGCTACTTAAGCTTGTTCCTGTGATATATAATAAGCTTTTAATCTCATCATATCATCTGTTGGATATTGATTTTCAGCTTCTCCACGAACTGCTTTTACATAAAAGTCTCTTGAAGAATCATTAAAACCAAAATTCAAATTAGTTAATACAACTTCTTGATATTGCGAAACTTTTGCAGTAGAGACCTCTTCTGTTTTGGATACTTTTGAAGATTCTGTTTCTGAAACTTCATTAACACCTTTTAAAAATGCATCTCTTGCTATCTGTTTTGCTTCATTTCCATTACTTAGTTTTGCAATCTCATTAGAAGGTTGTACTTGTTGTATCAACAACTCATTATTTTCAGCATATTGATTAATTGTTGGTATTAATCCATATTCCATAATAACCTCCTTATAGGATTCTTAATAATATTATACAAAAATTTTTAATATTTTGTCAAAAAAAAATTAATTTTTATATATTTTTTGCTATTATTAGCTATTAATTTTTAAAAAAGGAGTCTTATTGGAAGATAGTTCCCAGAGGTGCAGTTTATATAAAAAGGGTAAAAAATGGAATTTTTAATATTTCTTTTTATCATTGTAATAGGCACATCGTTCTTATGTTCCGTTTTAGAATCTGTTATTCTATCAACAAACTATACTTATATATCTGTAATTGAAGAGAAAACACCATTAACTGGTAAATTACTTAAAGATTTAAAAACAGATATTGATAAATCGATAGCTTCAATACTTATATTAAATACTATTGCAAACACTTTAGGTGCTACTGCAATTGGTGTTCAAGCCCAAAATGTATTTGAAGGTAACAAAACATTAGTAATGGTTGTTTCAATCATATTAACATTTGCAATTTTATTTTTTGCAGAAATTATTCCAAAAACTATTGGAGCTGTATTTTGGAAAGAGTTAGCCCCAATCTCTGCAAGAATTATTAGAGTTTGTGTTTTTATTACTTATCCAATAATTTTAGTAACTCAATTTGTTACTAAAAAAATAAAAGGTAAAGATAATAGTGAAACTTTATCAAGGGAAGAATTAATCCATACAACTCTACTTAGTGAAGAGGAAGGTGTTATTGGAGATTTAGAATCTGATATTATAGAAAATACTCTAACATTACATGAGATTAAAATAAAAGATATTTTAACTCCAAGATCTGTAATGTATGCTGTTGAAAAAAATACTACTATAAAAGATATTCTTGATGATAAAAGAACTTTTAAGTTTTCAAGAGTACCAGTTTATGAAGATACAATTGATAATATCATTGGTATCGTTTTAACAAAAAAACTTTTCAAACAAGCAATTAGAGATAGTAGTGCAACACTTGAATCAATTATGAAACCAGTGTTTACACTAAATGAAAATATACCAGTAGGAAAAGCTTTAAATAAATTTATCCAGAAAAAGGAACATATGTTTATTGTTCTTGATAATTATGACCAAACAGAAGGGATTATTACATTAGAAGATTGTATTGAAACTCTTCTTGGTTTAGAGATTATGGATGAATCTGATACAACAGCTGATATGAGAAGATTGGCATTAAATAAAATGAAAGCAAAAAGAAGAGAAAGAGGATTAAAACAAAGAGATTAAATCTCTTTTCTCTACTTTTTACACAACTTAAACTTATCACTTAACAAAAAAAAATTAATCAAAAAAATATTTATTTATGTACAATTATATATTTTATTAAAGGATATATAAATGTTAGAAGATTATATTAATAAGTTTAAAAGTCTTACTGTTTCAACACTTGATGAAAATACTGCTCCTTTTACTAGCTATGCACCATTTGTAAAATATAACAACAAATACTACATATATATAAGTTCAATGGCAAAACACTATCAGAATTTAGAATTAAATCCCCTAGCCTCTTTATTTTTTATTGAAGATGAATCTTTATGTGATAATATTTTTGGTAGAAAACGTGTAGTTTTACAATGTAAAAGTGAAAAATTACAAAGAGACAATGAAGAGTTTGAAAACTTAGCAAAACAATTTGAAGAAAAACACGGTTCAACAATGAAAATGTTAAAAACCATGAAAGACTTTTCTTTTTTTGAGTTTTCACCATATTATGGAGAAGCTATATTTGGATTTGGAGAAGCATACAATGTTGGTGGGGAAAATTTTGATAAATTAATTCAAAGAAAAAATCAAAAGGGACATAATAAATAAGATATAGAAGTTACTAGATAACTTCTACATCTTTAACTTCTACTCCAGATAGTTTTTCCATTCTTTTTTCAACTATATCCAAAAACTCTTTTCTATTTTTTTCATCCATATTACTTTCTAACATCTCAGTAATATATTTTATACCATTAGCATTTATCTTTTTCACACTTGCCAAATAATGTACAAAAGATATAATTTTTACATCATTAATAGAGTATAGTTTTTTTACCTCTTTCTTTTGAGGTAGTAGTCCTTTGTCTTCATACATTTTTAGTGTTCTAACTTTAGCAGTAAGTAGTTCTGCTATGCTACTTAATGGTAAAACATCTTTATTGTTATCTAATAAAGCCAAGTCATTCCTTTTTTTTTCGTAATTATAATAAATTTTTTATTAATTAAATGTATAAAATAGCTTAAACTAAGATTTTTATAAGAATTTTATGATATAAGTATACATCATTTACGTAAATTTTACACTTTTAGGTGTTGAATTTATTCCTCTAACTTGATTTAAATTCTCAGTATAAAGGGTTTTAATAATAAATGCGTCTTTTATCATTAAATATTAACAAAGAAGTTTTAGATTATATTATTGAAAATGAACTTTACATTTGTGATGATGTATCAGAAATTGATGATGCAATATATCACAGTGAAGTTAGATATTACAATATAATATTAGTAAAACACAATAACACTAAGTATCTTAAACAAATACTTAAATATGTTAATCCTCGTCAAACAGCAGTGATTTTCTTAGTAGATGAAATAAGTAAGAAAGAAGAATTAGAACTACTAAAAAAAGGTGCAATTGATGTACTTAAGGGCTCTATTTCAAACGATTTACTTCTTGCAAAGATGAAATCAATCCATAGAGAAAATTTTGAAAATCAATATATTTTCAAAGATAAATATCTAATAAATAAAGAGGAACGTTCTATTTCAGATAACAAGAATAATAAACTTGTTATTAATGGAAAACCTTTTAGCATATTGGAATACCTAATAAAAAACAGACATAGGTCTGCTATTTCAAAAGAAGAACTTCTAGATGTTTTATGGGATGATCCTGAGTGGGTTGTTAGAAATGTTGTTGAAGTAAATATCAATATCATAAGAAAAGGTATTCAAAATACTTTTGAAGAAAACTTTATTAATACTGTTAGACACAGAGGCTATCAAATAATATAATTATAAAACTGTAGGTAAGATTTAAATTCTTACCTATAAACTTAACTACTAATCTAAAACTTATAAATTTTAAAAATTCTCATAAACTTAACTAAGCGTACTACGTGCACGTCTATGTACATCTTTTTAACACAATTATTACAAAATAGTTACAACCACTTTAAGCTTTATTGAAGTTTATTACGTTATATTTCTACACAAGATATGTAAATTTATTACAATCAAAATGTAACATATTTACATAAAAAATGTAAAAAGGATTAATTTTGTCTGAAAAAAAGATATATATTAGAAAACCAAAAAAAGAGTTTTCAAAAAAAATCTTTCAGCTAGTTAAGAGTTGTGGTAATTTAGATTTAAACTCTGAATACCTATATTTATTACAGTCTACCCATTTTAAAGAGTGTTGTTCAATAGCACTTTGTGATGATAAAGTTGTAGGCTTTGTATCTGGATATAAGATTCCTAACAATGAAAATGCACTTTTCATTTGGCAAGTTGCTATAGATGAAAATTTTAGAGGTTTAGGATTAGCAAACAAACTAATCACTAATACTCTAAAAAGAAAAGTAAATAGTGAAGTTAACTATATTCATACTACAGTTTCACCAGATAACAAATCTTCAATAAGAATGTTTGAAAAACTTGCAAATAAGCTAAATACAAAAATGAAAAGTAAAAAGTTTTTCAAAAAAGAAGACTTTATTGATGCTCATGAAGAAGAAACACTATATGAGATTGGCCCAATTAAAAAACAAAAGGAAAAATAAATGAGAATATTTGAAAATTTAGAGTCTGAAGTAAGAGGATATATTAGAAGTTTCCCTACTATATTTGAGACTTCTAAAGGTGCTATATTAACAAATGAACAAGGTGAAGAGTATATAGACTTTTTTGCAGGAGCTGGTACTTTAAACTATGGACATAATAATGAACATATTC is a window of Halarcobacter sp. DNA encoding:
- the ectA gene encoding diaminobutyrate acetyltransferase, yielding MSEKKIYIRKPKKEFSKKIFQLVKSCGNLDLNSEYLYLLQSTHFKECCSIALCDDKVVGFVSGYKIPNNENALFIWQVAIDENFRGLGLANKLITNTLKRKVNSEVNYIHTTVSPDNKSSIRMFEKLANKLNTKMKSKKFFKKEDFIDAHEEETLYEIGPIKKQKEK
- a CDS encoding TetR/AcrR family transcriptional regulator, with product MKSNKDLKKTSKYHHGNLKEEMLQLSLETISKEGIEVLTLKFLGDKLGTSRSAIYRHFSSKQDLIQNVIVYGFTLFEEALIPTLNRDNGTVLERLYSMGSSYINFAIKNQNLYRVLFGEKYQDIRENTCTIDDENIEDSFKLLIKLLEEGKEKDILKIENSFLQAQTIHALIHGIAILYIDGHINIKKNIEELYKISFDSLINGIKK
- a CDS encoding CNNM domain-containing protein translates to MEFLIFLFIIVIGTSFLCSVLESVILSTNYTYISVIEEKTPLTGKLLKDLKTDIDKSIASILILNTIANTLGATAIGVQAQNVFEGNKTLVMVVSIILTFAILFFAEIIPKTIGAVFWKELAPISARIIRVCVFITYPIILVTQFVTKKIKGKDNSETLSREELIHTTLLSEEEGVIGDLESDIIENTLTLHEIKIKDILTPRSVMYAVEKNTTIKDILDDKRTFKFSRVPVYEDTIDNIIGIVLTKKLFKQAIRDSSATLESIMKPVFTLNENIPVGKALNKFIQKKEHMFIVLDNYDQTEGIITLEDCIETLLGLEIMDESDTTADMRRLALNKMKAKRRERGLKQRD
- a CDS encoding DUF309 domain-containing protein, whose protein sequence is MTKIEEFIEIVKQGKYVQAHEVLEEDWKFYRKKGLKPEEKAIQGLINGATALALFFIKKRPTSYEKVWKVFEKYEHYLNVANLENIEKYIEAKELLLKINSTIKK
- the uvrA gene encoding excinuclease ABC subunit UvrA, with product MQDTIKIYNAKENNLKNINLEIPKNKLVVFTGLSGSGKSTLAFDTLYAEGQRRYIESLSAYARQFLDKVGKPDVERIEGLTPAIAIDQKTTSKNPRSTVGTITEVYDYFRLLYARVGKQHCHKCGQPISQMSASDVIEQVLSLPENSKIVILAPLVNRKKGTFADLLESLRGKGYVRAMIDGVMVRLDEDIELSKTQMHTIKVVIDRVVVKDENRDRIAQDVEKGLKESFGELEVEVMNNQEVGCDKHIHYSEHMACFDCKISFEPLEPLSFSFNSPKGACPSCDGLGIRYALDMKKVVNEELPLEDGAIKIIYGFNKGYYFKMLIAYCEAASIDITIPFKELPEHQQKSILHGGIEEAKFTWKRHKLTRKWEGIVKIAYDMIKDEKDMAEFMTEKICSDCNGNRLKPSSQSVFVAQKTISDIINKPIEEAHAFFQDEKNFEYFNDQEKMISAPILKEIKERIFFLNDVGLGYITLGRDARTISGGEAQRIRVASQIGSGLTGVMYVLDEPSIGLHERDTNKLIKTLKALQEKGNSVIVVEHDKETIEAADFVVDIGPKAGKYGGEIVFAGTLEEMHKAKTLTAKYVNGEKKIDYVHNRPQEEFIEIQNVNINNIKNLDVKIPLKNLVSITGVSGSGKSSLILQTLLPVAKELLNHAKRVKKVDGVSIEGLDKLDKVIYLDQSPIGRTPRSNPATYTGLMDEIRTLFTKTKEAQLRGYKVGRFSFNVKGGRCEKCQGEGEIKIEMHFLPDIMVKCDDCQGTRYNAQTLEIMYKGKNISDVLNMSVDEALEFFTKVPKIKAKLQTLSDVGLGYITLGQNAVTLSGGEAQRIKLSKELSKKDTGNTLYVLDEPTTGLHFADVDRLTKVLHHLVEVGNSVLVIEHNLDIIKNSDWVIDIGPEGGSKGGKIVDEGTPEQLAKNHKKSASYTGFYLDKEIN
- a CDS encoding NAD(P)H-dependent oxidoreductase — protein: MKNILLILAHPNEESLNHYIASLIKDEMSKKNYVEYIDLYKSDYQQGFYKLENENTKERIYFQDKITKADEIIFVFPYWWGSIPAILKNWLDWNFSTNFAYSYENSKPKGLLKNKKVTVFTTTGAPKFYYDLTGANRRLKNMWKEQIINFCGMELSSFNIFGGIDTKIKNINKIKNRVINIVNT
- a CDS encoding winged helix-turn-helix domain-containing protein, translating into MRLLSLNINKEVLDYIIENELYICDDVSEIDDAIYHSEVRYYNIILVKHNNTKYLKQILKYVNPRQTAVIFLVDEISKKEELELLKKGAIDVLKGSISNDLLLAKMKSIHRENFENQYIFKDKYLINKEERSISDNKNNKLVINGKPFSILEYLIKNRHRSAISKEELLDVLWDDPEWVVRNVVEVNINIIRKGIQNTFEENFINTVRHRGYQII
- a CDS encoding MerR family transcriptional regulator, which translates into the protein MALLDNNKDVLPLSSIAELLTAKVRTLKMYEDKGLLPQKKEVKKLYSINDVKIISFVHYLASVKKINANGIKYITEMLESNMDEKNRKEFLDIVEKRMEKLSGVEVKDVEVI
- a CDS encoding pyridoxamine 5'-phosphate oxidase family protein, which translates into the protein MLEDYINKFKSLTVSTLDENTAPFTSYAPFVKYNNKYYIYISSMAKHYQNLELNPLASLFFIEDESLCDNIFGRKRVVLQCKSEKLQRDNEEFENLAKQFEEKHGSTMKMLKTMKDFSFFEFSPYYGEAIFGFGEAYNVGGENFDKLIQRKNQKGHNK